Proteins from one Coregonus clupeaformis isolate EN_2021a chromosome 29, ASM2061545v1, whole genome shotgun sequence genomic window:
- the LOC121544698 gene encoding C-type lectin domain family 14 member A, translated as MRAGRMEYYWICLWSVLGVGLCVTDDEHYTLHLNPLNFDKALEACLPDSFLTKVASMEEASKILKVITNMHSIEGTFEFWVGLRKGKWDCVKNDTSLNGFKWTVDSSSDTELDQWKSLPQPTCTGILCVFLYGEFNGTEIVNWGFVPSTCKTKHPFICKQRDGKILSMDQCPTPHIPEARSLRPNPNYPHKLELECWSGELFELTCSATTLTWKRDDRSAIDGICASCKAGYMRDGSGNCVDIDECRDQPCKDQCVNTEGSYLCKCRDKNGNLQDKGSVSCNELPVATVTPEGSETYLVQDHTPTPKPTIQERPIIIFLPDQPTPTSPTDDVETVDKSGEQDKIFIPVLIAVMALVVLVVVVLAIVKCCLRRRLQKLAMKNAEKMAMKRAEASTEKYSLENTNEKEAI; from the coding sequence ATGCGAGCGGGGAGAATGGAGTACTACTGGATATGCCTGTGGAGCGTCTTGGGGGTGGGTCTGTGTGTTACTGATGATGAACACTATACTCTTCATCTGAATCCTCTCAACTTCGACAAAGCTTTAGAAGCCTGTCTGCCTGACAGTTTCCTAACTAAAGTGGCCAGTATGGAGGAAGCCTCAAAGATTTTAAAAGTCATCACGAACATGCATTCCATAGAAGGTACATTTGAGTTTTGGGTGGGTTTGAGGAAAGGAAAGTGGGATTGTGTGAaaaatgacacatctctgaatgGTTTCAAGTGGACTGTGGACAGCAGCAGTGACACAGAACTGGATCAGTGGAAGTCTTTGCCCCAACCAACCTGCACGGGTATACTCTGTGTATTTCTCTACGGTGAGTTTAATGGAACTGAGATAGTGAACTGGGGGTTTGTTCCCAGTACCTGTAAGACAAAGCATCCATTCATTTGTAAACAACGTGATGGAAAGATTCTTTCCATGGACCAGTGTCCTACCCCACACATACCTGAGGCCCGATCACTCAGGCCAAACCCAAATTATCCTCATAAACTGGAGCTAGAATGTTGGTCTGGGGAATTGTTTGAACTGACTTGCTCTGCAACGACTCTGACATGGAAACGTGACGATCGATCGGCTATAGATGGCATTTGTGCTTCGTGCAAAGCAGGTTATATGAGAGATGGGTCTGGAAACTGTGTGGACATTGACGAATGCAGAGATCAGCCCTGTAAAGACCAATGTGTCAACACTGAGGGTTCTTACCTCTGTAAATGCCGTGATAAAAATGGAAATCTTCAAGACAAGGGCTCAGTGTCATGCAATGAACTACCAGTAGCTACCGTTACTCCTGAAGGAAGTGAAACCTATTTGGTCCAAGACCACACTCCAACTCCCAAGCCAACAATTCAGGAGAGGCCTATTATCATCTTTCTGCCGGACCAACCCACTCCCACTTCCCCTACGGATGACGTTGAGACAGTGGACAAGAGTGGAGAACAAGACAAAATCTTCATACCCGTGCTGATAGCAGTGATGGCCTTGGTTGTTCTGGTGGTCGTGGTGTTGGCTATTGTTAAGTGCTGTCTCAGGAGGCGATTGCAGAAACTGGCCATGAAAAATGCAGAGAAAATGGCAATGAAGAGGGCAGAGGCCTCAACGGAAAAATACTCCCTGGAAAACACAAATGAGAAGGAGGCAATTTAA
- the LOC121544313 gene encoding somatostatin receptor type 1-like, which yields MLLNSSFRNLTLEDGFSPINNSSGNGTYSESHGSAILISFIYSVVCLVGLCGNSMVIYVIFRYAKMKTATNIYILNLAIADELLMLSVPFLVTSSLLHHWPFGSLLCRLVLSVDAINMFTSIYCLTVLSIDRYIAVVHPIKASRYRRPTIAKIVNFGVWMFSILVILPIIIFSTTVPNLDGSLACNIQMPEPVNQWMAVFVIYAFLMGFLFPVIAICMCYILIIAKMRVVAMKAGWQQRKKSERKITLMVLMVVTVFVICWMPFHIVQLVNVFVEHHNATLMQLAVILGYANSCANPILYGFLSDNFKRSFQRILCLRWMDNATEESIDYYATALKSRGYSVDEFQPDNMECDSTYRNGICTSRTTTL from the coding sequence ATGCTCCTTAACAGCTCTTTCAGGAATCTAACACTGGAGGACGGGTTTTCCCCAATAAACAACTCGTCTGGGAACGGAACGTACAGCGAGTCTCACGGCAGCGCTATCCTCATCTCCTTCATTTACTCCGTTGTCTGTTTGGTCGGACTATGCGGGAACTCTATGGTTATCTATGTCATTTTCAGATATGCCAAAATGAAAACGGCAACAAATATTTACATTCTGAACTTGGCCATCGCGGACGAGTTACTTATGCTGAGTGTCCCCTTCTTGGTGACATCTTCACTCCTTCATCACTGGCCTTTCGGCTCCCTTCTCTGCCGACTTGTTCTAAGTGTTGACGCTATTAATATGTTTACGAGTATTTACTGCTTAACTGTACTTAGCATAGACCGATATATTGCGGTTGTGCACCCCATCAAAGCCTCCCGGTACAGGAGACCCACAATAGCTAAAATAGTCAACTTTGGGGTTTGGATGTTTTCTATCCTGGTAATTTTGCCCATTATTATATTTTCCACGACCGTTCCAAACTTGGACGGTTCGCTCGCTTGCAACATTCAGATGCCAGAGCCAGTGAACCAGTGGATGGCTGTGTTTGTGATTTATGCCTTTCTCATGGGCTTTCTGTTCCCAGTCATTGCGATCTGTATGTGTTACATCCTCATCATCGCCAAGATGAGAGTGGTGGCAATGAAGGCAGGCTGGCAGCAGCGTAAGAAGTCGGAGAGAAAGATCACTCTGATGGTGTTGATGGTGGTGACTGTGTTTGTCATCTGTTGGATGCCCTTTCACATTGTGCAGCTCGTTAATGTCTTTGTGGAGCACCATAACGCAACACTCATGCAACTCGCAGTGATTTTGGGGTACGCAAACAGCTGCGCCAATCCTATACTGTATGGATTTTTATCAGACAATTTCAAACGTTCGTTCCAAAGAATTTTGTGCCTGCGGTGGATGGACAATGCAACGGAGGAATCAATAGATTACTATGCCACGGCTCTGAAAAGTCGTGGTTACAGTGTGGATGAATTTCAACCGGACAACATGGAATGTGACAGCACTTATAGAAATGGAATCTGCACTTCGAGGACAACGACACTGTAG